In Sphingomonas psychrotolerans, the following proteins share a genomic window:
- a CDS encoding energy transducer TonB — MPGPNRINFLSLFCSCVGHAVILGGIIYGLSDHRPEKPGLREARTSLVVELLPLPPDEGAPRNAVESAHPMKLVPAVSAGGRRPAQPQLPVLSAAPPSTSAGDAAVAVSSETEAHRGAVSAADFSDYQRRLYQAVAARSRYPAEARRLSLSGVTRLAFKIDRMGKVLDSWIQESSGSELLDDAALDTLERAQPLPPIPAGLPSRMDFVIEIDLSVMQQSASWPAGQ; from the coding sequence ATGCCTGGTCCCAACCGGATCAATTTCCTGAGCCTCTTCTGCTCGTGTGTCGGCCATGCCGTCATATTGGGCGGCATCATCTATGGTCTGTCCGACCATCGCCCCGAAAAACCGGGGTTGCGGGAGGCGCGGACTTCGCTGGTCGTCGAGCTGCTCCCGCTGCCCCCCGACGAGGGCGCACCGCGTAACGCAGTCGAAAGCGCGCATCCGATGAAGCTCGTGCCGGCCGTTTCGGCGGGCGGGCGTCGCCCGGCACAGCCCCAGCTCCCTGTCCTTTCCGCGGCCCCCCCTTCCACATCGGCTGGCGACGCGGCCGTTGCGGTCTCGAGCGAAACGGAGGCGCATCGCGGGGCAGTGAGTGCAGCCGATTTCAGCGACTATCAGCGGCGGCTCTACCAAGCGGTGGCGGCGCGCAGTCGCTACCCGGCCGAGGCGCGGCGTCTTAGCCTTTCCGGCGTCACGCGACTCGCGTTCAAGATCGATCGCATGGGCAAGGTCCTCGACAGCTGGATTCAGGAGAGTTCGGGCTCGGAACTGCTCGACGATGCGGCGCTCGACACGCTCGAGCGGGCGCAGCCGCTGCCGCCTATTCCCGCCGGTCTGCCGTCGCGGATGGATTTCGTGATCGAGATCGATCTCTCGGTCATGCAGCAATCCGCAAGCTGGCCGGCGGGTCAGTGA
- a CDS encoding RNA polymerase sigma factor encodes MTGSEARIRTGADRSAAVNSSPRDVLIGLLVSTYPDLKKRLTSRLGSAEAASEALQDTYVRLQRTEIQGELRNPRSYLISMALNIASNRRRSEARHLSAADVEELLELADDDPGPQRIAEARSELAAVERALEALPSRRRAMFRCFWVENADYERIALDFNVSERTVRNELLLATRYLHAATEETFVAGLQKRLAQVSPQ; translated from the coding sequence GTGACCGGATCCGAAGCGCGCATCCGCACCGGGGCCGATCGGAGTGCGGCGGTGAATTCCAGTCCGCGCGACGTCCTGATCGGGTTGCTCGTCTCGACCTATCCCGACCTCAAGAAGCGGCTTACCAGCCGGCTGGGATCCGCGGAGGCCGCCAGCGAGGCGCTGCAGGACACGTATGTCCGCCTGCAACGCACCGAAATTCAGGGCGAACTGCGCAATCCGCGCTCCTACCTGATCAGCATGGCGCTCAACATCGCGAGCAATCGCCGGCGGTCGGAGGCGCGGCATCTGTCCGCGGCGGACGTGGAGGAACTTCTCGAGCTTGCCGACGATGATCCCGGGCCGCAGCGCATCGCGGAGGCGCGCTCCGAACTGGCCGCGGTGGAACGGGCGTTGGAGGCGTTGCCGTCCCGCCGTCGCGCAATGTTCCGCTGCTTCTGGGTGGAGAATGCCGACTACGAGAGAATAGCCTTGGATTTCAACGTGTCGGAGAGAACCGTTCGGAACGAGCTGCTGCTTGCGACGCGCTATCTACATGCGGCAACGGAAGAAACTTTCGTCGCCGGGTTGCAAAAACGCCTCGCTCAAGTGTCCCCTCAATAA
- a CDS encoding FecR family protein — MTQRSGWTDSELARMRLEGLDHLNRLRSGEATDRDAAAFIAWRGQSLAHEEAFRAALRLRELVRTVETQPMDADADVIAFALPVRRHLTRRYFLGGAIAASAAGTAFLFGRTLDLLPSPAEAMADYRTGPGQRRVVQLAGGASVDLNTRTSIGMQAGLGMPAIALISGEAVLSSGRAERAALVAGDGVSVVRGGRFNARRDGGEVCITCLEGAVEVAWAGERRALRAAAEVRYDGSGIGPVKPGADAAVLTAWQTGTLIFRNMPMHQVVAEINRYRRGRVFLANSDLATRSLSGTYYVDRLDDFFSQAELALGINVARLPGNVVVLS; from the coding sequence ATGACGCAAAGGAGCGGCTGGACGGATTCCGAGCTCGCGCGCATGCGCCTCGAGGGCCTGGATCACCTCAATCGCCTCCGCTCTGGAGAGGCGACTGACCGCGACGCCGCCGCGTTCATTGCGTGGCGCGGCCAGAGCCTCGCGCATGAAGAGGCTTTCCGTGCGGCATTACGCCTGCGCGAGCTCGTGCGTACCGTCGAGACGCAACCGATGGACGCGGATGCGGACGTCATCGCCTTCGCATTGCCGGTGCGGCGGCATCTCACCCGGCGCTATTTCCTTGGCGGCGCAATCGCGGCGTCGGCGGCGGGTACCGCGTTCCTGTTCGGGCGGACCCTTGATCTGCTGCCCAGCCCGGCGGAAGCGATGGCGGATTATCGCACCGGTCCCGGCCAGCGTCGGGTCGTACAGCTGGCGGGCGGTGCGAGCGTCGACCTCAACACGCGGACCAGCATCGGCATGCAGGCCGGTCTAGGCATGCCGGCGATCGCGCTGATCTCGGGTGAGGCCGTGCTGTCAAGCGGCAGGGCAGAGCGCGCCGCGCTCGTGGCGGGCGATGGCGTCAGCGTCGTCCGCGGCGGCCGCTTCAATGCGCGGCGCGACGGCGGCGAGGTCTGCATCACCTGTCTCGAAGGCGCGGTCGAAGTCGCGTGGGCGGGGGAGAGGCGTGCGCTTCGTGCGGCCGCCGAGGTTCGTTACGACGGGTCGGGAATCGGGCCGGTCAAGCCGGGAGCCGATGCAGCGGTGCTCACCGCGTGGCAGACCGGAACGCTGATCTTTCGCAACATGCCGATGCATCAGGTGGTGGCCGAGATTAATCGCTATCGCCGGGGAAGGGTGTTCCTCGCCAATTCCGATCTGGCCACGCGCTCGCTGAGCGGAACCTATTATGTCGATCGACTCGACGATTTCTTCAGCCAGGCGGAATTGGCGCTTGGGATCAATGTGGCGCGTCTGCCCGGTAATGTCGTCGTATTGAGTTGA
- a CDS encoding helix-turn-helix transcriptional regulator yields the protein MLASRAEHEERLRDCGADADGTGQRAAVGLKEAQSGLPLLDRCASALDLRGWLLKYARNLGFYGARYIQLGRPCWGLEESEPGCAIRYLSTSSHADREDEQWIASDPAIGRIRGAYVPFSWSTRISASLTASQRGWLDGERARGVDAGLVIPVQDSAGCPAYLSLFGFDESSIQRLIEKNAPEMAFLAGQFHALAKKLVPIAEWVGRAPRLSNRELECLKLAALGQTVDESGRTLGISGRTVEFHLRNALEKLGASSKLRAVVLAFGAGAAVAI from the coding sequence ATGCTTGCGAGTCGGGCCGAGCATGAAGAGCGCCTGCGGGATTGCGGAGCCGACGCCGACGGGACCGGGCAACGCGCTGCCGTTGGTCTGAAGGAAGCCCAGAGCGGACTGCCTTTGCTCGATCGCTGTGCTTCCGCGCTCGATCTTCGCGGCTGGCTCCTCAAATATGCGCGAAACCTCGGCTTTTACGGCGCGCGCTATATCCAGCTCGGCCGGCCTTGCTGGGGCCTCGAGGAAAGCGAGCCGGGATGCGCGATCCGCTATCTCTCCACGTCGAGCCATGCCGATCGGGAGGACGAACAGTGGATCGCCAGCGATCCGGCGATCGGGCGGATCCGCGGCGCCTATGTGCCCTTCTCCTGGTCGACGCGAATCAGCGCGTCGCTCACCGCCAGCCAGCGCGGCTGGCTCGACGGCGAGCGCGCCCGTGGAGTCGATGCCGGGCTCGTCATCCCGGTCCAGGACAGCGCGGGTTGCCCCGCTTATCTGAGCCTATTCGGGTTCGACGAGTCGTCGATCCAGCGATTGATCGAGAAAAATGCGCCAGAAATGGCATTCCTCGCGGGGCAGTTTCACGCGCTCGCAAAGAAGCTCGTGCCGATCGCCGAATGGGTCGGGCGGGCGCCACGACTGTCCAATCGCGAGCTCGAATGCCTCAAGCTCGCGGCGCTGGGACAGACCGTCGACGAGAGCGGGCGGACCTTGGGCATTTCGGGACGTACGGTCGAGTTCCACCTGCGCAATGCGCTGGAAAAGCTGGGTGCGTCGAGCAAGTTGCGCGCCGTAGTGCTGGCGTTTGGCGCGGGGGCTGCAGTCGCGATCTAG
- a CDS encoding 3-deoxy-manno-octulosonate cytidylyltransferase, protein MLKLVGGTGVAPRPAEAAIIIPARFASSRFPGKPLVPLLGAEGAAKTLLQRSWEAARAVGGVAEVWIATDDDRIAEVARGFGAQVVRTPADCANGTERCWAAVCEAGIHADIIVNFQGDSPLTPPPAVELLVDTLAAEPRISVATPMIRCSPLQVDRLTAEARLGRAGGTTVVFDGAGDALYFSKRVIPHIPERCRDAPIYFHLGVYAYTRAALAEYMRTPPSPLERVEGLEQLRFLHCGLAVRMVEISDPPGGLWEVNNPSDVVVVEAALAERRLV, encoded by the coding sequence ATGCTCAAGCTCGTCGGCGGAACCGGAGTCGCGCCCCGACCTGCGGAGGCGGCGATCATCATCCCTGCCCGCTTCGCCTCGTCGCGCTTCCCGGGCAAGCCGCTGGTGCCGCTGCTGGGCGCCGAGGGAGCTGCCAAAACCCTGCTCCAGCGCAGCTGGGAAGCAGCGCGTGCCGTCGGCGGTGTCGCCGAGGTCTGGATCGCGACCGACGATGATCGCATCGCCGAAGTCGCGCGCGGCTTCGGCGCGCAGGTGGTGCGGACGCCCGCCGATTGCGCCAACGGCACCGAGCGCTGCTGGGCAGCGGTGTGCGAGGCGGGGATCCACGCCGACATCATCGTGAACTTCCAGGGCGACTCGCCCTTGACGCCCCCGCCGGCGGTCGAGTTGCTAGTCGACACGCTGGCGGCAGAGCCGCGCATATCGGTCGCGACGCCGATGATCCGCTGCTCGCCCCTCCAGGTCGACCGGCTGACTGCGGAAGCCAGGCTCGGCCGCGCGGGGGGGACGACGGTCGTGTTCGACGGCGCGGGCGATGCGCTCTATTTCTCCAAGCGCGTGATCCCGCACATACCCGAGCGCTGCCGGGATGCGCCGATCTATTTCCATCTCGGCGTCTACGCCTATACGCGCGCCGCGCTCGCCGAATATATGCGAACGCCGCCTTCTCCGCTCGAACGGGTCGAGGGGCTGGAGCAGCTTCGCTTCCTCCATTGCGGCCTCGCGGTGCGGATGGTCGAGATATCCGATCCGCCCGGCGGGTTGTGGGAAGTCAACAATCCGTCCGACGTGGTGGTCGTCGAAGCGGCGCTCGCCGAGCGCCGGCTCGTCTAG
- a CDS encoding KpsF/GutQ family sugar-phosphate isomerase, with the protein MDAVVDGAVDGGTIIAMGRRAIAIEAEALWALAHELGADFADAVALLMTTPGRIILCGLGKSGQIARKIAATFASTGTPGIFLHAGDAVHGELGTLVAGDTLVILSNSGDTREFGVIMRRAETLALPIIAITSSPDAPVARNATINLLLPPNPEACPYGRSPTTSTAMMLALGDALAVTMMQLRGAKAADLLALHPGGRLGLDLVAVENFMHRGDELPLAPPETPMGDILDLISARNLGIAGVVDTHQRLLGVITDGDIRRCGLDLGSRSAEQVMTRRPRTLVGGAMARDALTIMSEARITAVFVVNDALGGRVRGLVHIHDLLRLGIG; encoded by the coding sequence ATGGACGCGGTCGTCGACGGAGCCGTGGATGGCGGCACGATCATCGCGATGGGACGAAGGGCCATCGCGATCGAGGCCGAGGCCTTGTGGGCGCTCGCGCACGAGCTTGGTGCGGACTTTGCCGATGCGGTCGCCTTGCTGATGACCACGCCCGGCCGCATCATCCTGTGCGGCCTCGGCAAATCGGGCCAGATTGCCCGCAAGATCGCGGCAACCTTCGCGTCGACCGGAACGCCGGGTATCTTCCTGCACGCCGGCGACGCCGTCCATGGCGAACTGGGAACGCTGGTCGCAGGAGACACGCTCGTCATCCTTTCCAATTCGGGCGACACACGCGAATTCGGCGTGATCATGCGCCGGGCGGAGACGCTCGCCTTGCCGATCATTGCGATCACTTCGAGCCCCGATGCGCCGGTGGCGCGCAATGCGACGATCAATCTGCTGCTCCCCCCGAACCCCGAGGCCTGTCCTTACGGCCGGTCGCCCACCACTTCGACGGCGATGATGCTGGCACTGGGCGACGCGCTTGCAGTGACGATGATGCAGCTGCGCGGGGCCAAGGCAGCCGACCTTCTCGCGCTGCACCCGGGCGGTCGGCTCGGGCTCGATCTGGTCGCGGTCGAGAACTTCATGCATCGGGGCGACGAACTGCCGCTGGCGCCTCCCGAAACGCCGATGGGCGACATTCTCGACCTGATCAGCGCGAGGAATCTCGGCATTGCCGGCGTGGTCGACACGCATCAACGACTGCTCGGGGTGATCACCGACGGTGACATTCGCCGCTGCGGCTTGGATCTCGGATCGCGCTCGGCCGAGCAGGTCATGACCAGGCGGCCGCGGACGCTCGTCGGCGGCGCGATGGCGCGCGATGCGCTGACCATCATGTCGGAGGCGCGGATCACCGCGGTTTTCGTCGTCAACGACGCGCTGGGCGGCCGAGTTCGCGGATTGGTCCATATTCACGATCTGCTGCGGCTCGGGATCGGTTGA